From a single Daphnia pulex isolate KAP4 chromosome 2, ASM2113471v1 genomic region:
- the LOC124206579 gene encoding protein lifeguard 1-like — MASQPNHPTYPSQPGQPSYGWAVPVDQGPPPPYNSNPPLNPQPPAAPANNMYGGADYESGGLGDAAFSFSEKSIRMAFVRKVYAILMVQLAITVGFISLFVYEPNVKMYSRQHPEMWWIAFVMTFVLLIVLACCNDFRRRWPLNIILLGLFTACEGFMLGAVSSLYRSEDVLIAAGICTGVCLALTIFAMQTKWDFTACGGILFVCVIVLFIFGIVAICIPGKVIHLVYASLGALLFSVYLVFDTQLMLGGKHKYSISPEEYIFAALNLYLDIINIFLYILAIVGGSRN, encoded by the exons atggcaTCTCAACCCAACCACCCAACCTACCCTTCTCAGCCTGGGCAACCAAGCTATGGCTGGGCTGTCCCGGTAGATCAAG GACCACCACCTCCGTACAATTCAAATCCACCGCTTAATCCACAACCACCCGCAGCTCCAGCCAACAACATGTACGGTGGTGCAGATTACGAATCCGGAGGACTCGGCGATGCCGCGTTTTCCTTCTCTGAAAAGTCTATCCGTATGGCTTTCGTAAG GAAGGTGTACGCGATTTTAATGGTGCAGCTTGCCATCACAGTGGGATTCATATCTCTCTTTGTCTACGAACCGAACGTCAAGATGTACTCCCGTCAACATCCTGAAATGTGGTGGATCGCGTTTGTCATGACCTTCGTCCTTTTAATCGTTCTGGCGTGTTGCAACGATTTCCGACGACGCTGGcctttaaatattattttactgGGACTTTTCACGGCTTGCGAAGGCTTTATGCTTGGCGCTGTCTCGTCTCTCTACAGA TCGGAAGATGTGCTAATCGCCGCTGGTATCTGCACGGGGGTTTGTCTTGCGCTCACCATTTTTGCTATGCAGACTAAATGGGACTTCACGGCTTGTGGAGGAATCCTTTTTGTCTGCGTCAtcgttttattcattttcggAATCGTTGCCATCTGCATTCCCGGAAAGGTTATCCATCTCGTTTATGCCTCGCTGGGTGCGTTACTTTTCAGCGTTTATCTAGTCTTCGACACCCAATTGATGCTCGGTGGTAAACACAAGTACTCGATCTCCCCTGAAGAGTACATCTTCGCAGCTCTTAATCTCTACTTGGACATTATCAACATCTTCTTGTACATCCTAGCTATAGTTGGCGGCTCACGTAACTAA